The Flavobacterium faecale genome has a segment encoding these proteins:
- a CDS encoding acylneuraminate cytidylyltransferase produces MKKIGLIPLRKNSKGIPGKNKKKMLGRPLFSWILTEAAFSNLDEVIVFTDDLEIISYVEKEYFWNHKIKAIIRNEENATDTASTESVLLEFAAQVNNDFDVLCLLQATSPMTTSKDINAVLSKIEKEAFDSALTVVKTHRFTWNADGTPQNYDVFNRPRRQDFEGLLVENGAVYATSKVAFLNSKNRVSGSIGLIEMEEASYTEIDSTTDWEIVEQLLANRLQKNKTHQRIDYLVLDVDGVFTNGGVYYGPEGEMMKYFDMRDGMGLEIIRQQQVEVIIMTSENSELVGQRMKKLQIQNCFLGVKDKYAFLTQFLKDKKANLGQVAYVGDDVNDLANICSVGWSFCPANGTDIVKRSADYVLTNASAEGAIREVCEVIMKYNKRYS; encoded by the coding sequence ATGAAAAAAATAGGTCTGATTCCGTTACGTAAAAACTCCAAAGGGATTCCTGGAAAAAATAAAAAGAAAATGTTGGGTCGTCCTTTGTTTTCGTGGATTTTGACCGAAGCTGCTTTCTCAAATTTGGATGAGGTAATTGTTTTTACAGACGATTTGGAGATCATCAGTTATGTCGAAAAAGAATACTTTTGGAACCACAAGATAAAGGCAATAATTCGCAATGAAGAGAATGCTACCGATACCGCTTCGACTGAAAGTGTATTGTTGGAATTTGCTGCTCAGGTAAATAACGATTTTGATGTTTTGTGTTTATTACAAGCGACTTCGCCGATGACGACCAGCAAAGACATCAATGCAGTGTTAAGTAAAATAGAAAAGGAAGCTTTTGATTCGGCTTTAACGGTTGTCAAAACGCATCGTTTTACTTGGAATGCAGACGGAACACCTCAAAATTATGATGTATTCAATAGGCCGAGACGCCAAGATTTTGAGGGGTTATTGGTCGAAAATGGTGCTGTTTATGCAACAAGTAAAGTGGCTTTTTTGAATTCGAAAAATAGAGTAAGTGGCTCAATTGGTTTAATCGAAATGGAAGAAGCTAGTTACACTGAAATCGATAGTACGACCGATTGGGAAATTGTAGAACAATTGCTTGCTAATCGATTACAAAAGAACAAAACACACCAACGAATTGATTATTTGGTTTTGGATGTTGACGGTGTCTTTACCAACGGTGGGGTATATTATGGACCAGAAGGCGAAATGATGAAGTATTTTGACATGCGCGACGGAATGGGATTAGAGATCATCCGTCAGCAGCAAGTAGAGGTGATTATCATGACTTCAGAAAACTCCGAATTGGTGGGGCAACGCATGAAGAAATTACAAATTCAAAATTGCTTTCTGGGTGTGAAAGATAAATACGCATTCTTGACACAGTTCTTAAAAGATAAAAAAGCCAACTTAGGACAAGTGGCTTACGTAGGTGATGATGTCAATGACTTGGCAAATATTTGTAGCGTAGGTTGGTCTTTTTGTCCCGCAAACGGAACCGATATCGTGAAACGAAGTGCAGATTATGTACTTACTAATGCTTCCGCAGAAGGCGCAATTAGAGAAGTTTGTGAAGTGATAATGAAGTACAATAAGCGATATTCATAG
- a CDS encoding GIY-YIG nuclease family protein, which yields MKTFYVYILKCKDDSFYTGFTSNLDKRLIEHNAGIHSEAYTFTRRPITLVWFEMFTDPTQAIMIEKKIKGWSRRKKQALIDEDWDRLVLYSKNYTQFGKDKGGFDSRPEASGSGQPDRRVVVVIKFRI from the coding sequence ATGAAAACTTTCTACGTTTATATCTTAAAATGTAAAGACGATTCGTTCTACACCGGTTTCACCAGTAACTTGGATAAACGATTAATCGAGCATAATGCTGGGATTCATTCAGAGGCATATACTTTTACACGAAGGCCTATAACTCTGGTATGGTTTGAAATGTTCACAGACCCTACTCAGGCAATTATGATCGAAAAGAAAATAAAAGGTTGGAGCAGGAGAAAAAAGCAGGCACTAATTGATGAAGATTGGGATAGATTGGTTCTTTATTCTAAAAATTATACACAGTTTGGTAAAGACAAGGGGGGCTTCGACTCCCGTCCCGAAGCTTCGGGATCGGGACAGCCTGACAGACGAGTAGTTGTAGTTATAAAATTTCGTATTTAA
- a CDS encoding N-acetylneuraminate synthase family protein, whose amino-acid sequence MTTYKKPYVIAEIGCNHKGDIEIAKELIHIAKIFCNVDAVKFQKRNNRELLTEAQYTAPHPNTDNSYGDTYGAHREFLEFDLEQHAELKKYCESIGMVYSTSVWDTTSAKEIASLKPDFIKIPSACNNNYDMLTWLCENYPGEIHISTGMTTKAETADLVQFFVSKGRNKDLVLYNCTSGYPVPFEDVCLLDINLLKQKYEHLVKHIGFSGHHLGIAVDVAAYTLGANIIERHYTLDRTWKGTDHAASLEPMGLRKLSRDLVAVHKALSFKATDILPIEQVQRDKLKNKKG is encoded by the coding sequence ATGACTACCTATAAGAAACCCTATGTTATTGCCGAAATTGGTTGCAACCACAAAGGGGATATTGAAATTGCCAAAGAACTCATTCATATCGCAAAGATTTTTTGCAACGTGGATGCAGTAAAATTTCAAAAAAGAAATAATAGAGAACTACTTACAGAGGCGCAATACACTGCTCCGCATCCAAATACAGATAACTCATACGGGGATACGTATGGTGCACACCGTGAATTTTTGGAATTTGATCTTGAGCAGCATGCCGAATTGAAAAAGTATTGTGAGTCAATTGGGATGGTGTATTCTACCTCGGTTTGGGATACGACTTCTGCCAAAGAAATTGCTAGTTTAAAGCCAGATTTTATTAAGATTCCGTCGGCTTGCAATAATAATTATGATATGCTGACTTGGTTGTGCGAAAATTATCCAGGTGAAATTCATATTTCGACAGGGATGACGACCAAAGCGGAGACCGCAGATTTGGTTCAGTTTTTTGTTTCGAAAGGTAGAAATAAAGATTTAGTACTATATAATTGTACCTCGGGTTATCCGGTTCCTTTTGAAGATGTGTGTTTGTTGGATATTAATTTATTGAAACAGAAATACGAGCATTTGGTAAAGCATATTGGATTTTCGGGGCATCACTTGGGAATTGCAGTTGATGTTGCGGCCTATACTTTGGGGGCGAACATTATTGAAAGACATTATACCCTTGATAGAACTTGGAAAGGGACTGACCATGCTGCTTCGCTAGAACCAATGGGATTGCGTAAATTATCGAGGGATTTGGTAGCGGTACACAAAGCACTTTCTTTTAAAGCGACGGACATATTGCCAATTGAGCAAGTACAACGTGATAAACTGAAGAATAAAAAAGGATAA